From Sporosarcina sp. 6E9, a single genomic window includes:
- a CDS encoding Gfo/Idh/MocA family protein yields the protein MLKVGVIGGGSISEFHIKPYVNNDDALLIALCDKNKERLAEAGTRYGVDNLYTDYEDLLANKEIDAISICTWNNTHAEIAIAALEAGKHVLVEKPLSMTVEEAFAVEEAVEKSGKILQVGFVRRHGDNTKLLKQFIDQGELGEIYYAKASCIRRLGNPGGWFSDKSKSGGGPLIDLGVHMIDISWYLMGKPRPISVSGNTYSRLGNRSNIKNLSFYKAADYNSGLNDVEDLANALIRFENGASLFIDVSFTLHAKKDELYVKLFGESGGAEIEPELAIVTEKNNVILNIEPQIDNLNFDFEVAFINEINHFVECCREGKQTIAPVADGVQVMKMLNAVYESAATGKEVYL from the coding sequence ATGCGCTACTGATTGCTTTATGCGATAAAAATAAAGAACGTTTAGCTGAAGCGGGCACACGTTATGGTGTGGATAACCTATATACGGACTATGAAGATTTGTTAGCGAATAAGGAAATCGATGCGATTAGTATTTGTACTTGGAACAATACCCATGCCGAAATTGCCATTGCTGCTTTGGAGGCGGGAAAACATGTACTGGTCGAAAAACCTTTAAGTATGACTGTCGAAGAAGCATTCGCTGTTGAAGAAGCTGTCGAGAAGTCCGGTAAAATACTGCAGGTCGGTTTTGTCAGAAGACACGGCGACAATACGAAGCTATTGAAACAATTTATTGATCAAGGTGAACTCGGTGAGATTTACTATGCGAAAGCTTCTTGCATCAGAAGACTTGGAAATCCGGGTGGTTGGTTTAGTGATAAATCGAAATCGGGCGGTGGTCCACTCATCGATTTAGGTGTCCATATGATTGATATAAGTTGGTATTTGATGGGTAAGCCTCGTCCCATATCAGTCAGCGGGAATACATATAGTCGACTGGGTAACCGAAGTAACATTAAAAATCTATCTTTCTACAAGGCGGCTGATTATAATTCAGGCCTAAATGATGTAGAGGATTTGGCGAATGCATTAATTCGTTTTGAAAACGGAGCGTCTTTATTCATCGATGTAAGTTTTACGCTTCATGCTAAAAAAGATGAGTTGTATGTAAAACTATTTGGCGAAAGTGGTGGTGCTGAGATTGAACCCGAGTTGGCAATTGTCACTGAAAAAAATAATGTAATTTTGAATATAGAGCCACAAATTGATAATTTGAATTTTGATTTTGAAGTAGCATTCATTAATGAAATCAACCACTTCGTTGAATGTTGTCGTGAAGGAAAGCAAACAATTGCCCCCGTAGCCGACGGTGTACAAGTGATGAAAATGCTGAATGCGGTATACGAATCAGCGGCTACAGGGAAGGAAGTCTATTTATAA